In a genomic window of Salvelinus fontinalis isolate EN_2023a chromosome 7, ASM2944872v1, whole genome shotgun sequence:
- the LOC129859809 gene encoding peptide chain release factor 1, mitochondrial-like: protein MLMQKYSRLCGSCAPLISPLHMRKRIWKELANRSLVSSRRYCNNPLGDLYRNESVQRYLRQLVEEYRDVNKTLQHGFLNEPARKELNKRQVGLSPVATAFQSAEHAVKDLEEVETLLQRTVGSKEEDRQMVQLLKEEQAQITQRIESLRKDLIQTLVPSDPHDTSNVLLEVVTGRTTGGDICQQFTREMFDMYQGLASYKNWDFEIFNYTPAEYGGLHHAAVRIAGESVYRRLKHEGGTHRVQRIPEVGLSSRMQRIHTGTMTVIVLPQPNELDISIDPKDLRVDTFRSRGAGGQSVNTTDSAVRIVHLPTGTVAECQTSRSQLQNRDTALRVLRARLYQSMMGRETEQRLTARKQQVGTRSQSERIRTYNFSQDRVTDHRTGYVTRDIKEFMRGGEPLDDLISELLEHGDKEALLELVVTCSQRY from the exons ATGCTTATGCAGAAATATAGTCGACTGTGTGGCTCGTGCGCCCCCCTCATCTCGCCCCTCCACATGCGCAAGAGAATATGGAAGGAACTAGCAAATCGATCACTTGTATCATCAAGACGTTATTGTAACAATCCTTTGGGAGATTTATACAGGAATGAGTCTGTACAAAGATATCTTCGGCAGCTTGTGGAAGAGTACAGAGATGTCAACAAAACATTACAACATGGGTTTCTCAACGAGCCCGCCAGGAAAGAGTTGAACAAGAGACAGGTGGGACTTTCACCAGTGGCCACTGCGTTTCAGAGCGCTGAACACGCCGTGAAAGACCTAGAGGAGGTTGAAACTCTGCTTCAGA GGACAGTCGGTTCCAAAGAGGAAGACCGACAAATGGTCCAGCTACTGAAAGAGGAACAAGCACAGATCACCCAAAGAATCGAGTCATTGAGAAAAGAT TTGATCCAGACACTAGTACCCAGTGACCCACACGACACCAGTAATGTCCTTCTGGAGGTGGTAACAGGGCGGAcaacaggag GTGACATCTGTCAACAGTTCaccagagagatgtttgacaTGTACCAAGGCCTTGCCAGCTACAAGAACTGGGACTTTGAGATCTTCAACTACACACCTGCTGAATATG GTGGACTGCACCATGCGGCAGTAAGGATAGCGGGGGAGAGTGTGTACCGGCGTCTGAAGCATGAGGGAGGGACACACCGGGTCCAGAGGATCCCCGAGGTGGGCCTGTCCTCCAGGATGCAACGCATTCACACAGGAACCATGACCGTCATCGTCCTGCCACAACCCAACGag CTGGACATCAGCATTGACCCTAAGGACCTGCGGGTTGATACGTTCAGATCGAGAGGGGCGGGAGGTCAAAGTGTCAACACAACAGACAGTGCTGTCCGAATAGTACACCTGCCAACAG GTACGGTGGCAGAGTGTCAGACGTCCCGCTCTCAGCTGCAGAATCGTGACACGGCCCTGCGCGTGCTGAGGGCCCGCCTCTACCAGAGCATGATGGGCAGAGAGACGGAGCAGAGACTTACGGCACGCAAACAGCAG GTGGGCACTCGCTCCCAGTCGGAGAGGATTCGCACCTACAACTTTAGCCAGGACCGTGTGACAGATCACCGGACTGGCTATGTGACCAGAGATATCAAG GAGTTCATGAGGGGCGGGGAGCCCCTGGATGATCTGATCTCAGAGCTGTTGGAACACGGAGACAAGGAGGCACTGCTGGAGCTGGTGGTGACCTGCAGTCAGAGATACTGA
- the LOC129859810 gene encoding WW domain-binding protein 4-like, producing MSEYWKSQPKKFCQYCKCWIADNKPSVEFHERGKNHKENVAAKIAEMQKKSIDKAKKEDRQSKEFATMEAAALKAYEEDMKRLGIKPSGSPSQTKAQTPSPVPSHSPSPSPSQSRKQEKKRKPGKERMPRNESENWVEGKTSEGLTYYYNSMTGESQWDKPYGLQGKSTPSPQPGQTEISLGRAWMEAVSPDGFTYYYNTETGESSWERPVDLPAGGESGSGLGPSGETVGPPGVDDPSALQPEPLSGEDSSNSTNGAGEGEDSKQVTKIQFRNTPPSDKEGEDKDGEDDDGGKGDEGAKDTPAAVPEEKEERPAVKKPRKTNPYGAWEQIQEEEEPYEKVDLQLPQVEGAASAPAPTELPPEPKPKFRERIITSLGDGGGPASGAGATFRKRKAENGKTSRSLRQRGDDD from the exons AT GTCGGAATATTGGAAGTCCCAGCCGAAGAAATTCTGCCAGTACTGCAAGTGCTGGATAGCCGACAATAAACCT AGTGTTGAGTTTCATGAACGAGGGAAGAATCACAAAGAAAATGTTGCTGCCAAAATTGCTGAG ATGCAAAAGAAGAGCATTGACAAGGCGAAGAAGGAGGATCGTCAGTCTAAAGAGTTTGCAACGATGGAGGCGGCTGCACTGAAAGCTTATGAGGAGGATATGAAAAGGTTGGGGATAAAACCATCAG GTTCCCCATCTCAAACCAAAGCCCAAACTCCAAGCCCAGTTCCATCTcattctccatctccatctccatctcaatcTCGAAAACAAGAAAAGAAGCGAAAGCCTGGAAAGGAGAGGATGCCCAGAAACGAATCAGAGAACTGGGTGGAGGGAAAGACAAGCGAAGGACTCACATACTACTACAACTCTATGACAGGAG AATCTCAGTGGGACAAACCATATGGGTTGCAGGGAAAGAGCACACCATCTCCACAGCCTGGTCAAACTGAG ATCTCCTTAGGTAGGGCCTGGATGGAGGCCGTCAGTCCTGATGGATTTACCTACTACTACAACACAGAGACTGGAG AGTCCAGCTGGGAAAGACCTGTAGATCTCCCTGCCGGTGGTGAGTCTGGGTCTGGGCTCGGGCCCAGTGGAGAGACAGTGGGCCCCCCAGGGGTAGATGACCCATCTGCCCTGCAGCCAGAACCCCTATCTGGAGAGGACAGCTCCAACAGTACCAACGGAGCCGGGGAGGGAGAGGATTCCAAACAGGTCACCAAGATTCAGTTCAGG AATACACCGCCTtcagacaaggagggagaggataaagatggtgaggatgatgatgggGGGAAGGGAGACGAAGGGGCCAAAGACACACCGGCAGCTGTgcctgaggagaaagaggagaggcctGCTGTTAAGAAGCCCAGGAAGACCAACCCTTACGGAGCCTGGGAGCAGATACAGGAAGAAGAAGAGCCTTA TGAGAAAGTGGACCTGCAGCTACCACAGGTGGAAGGTGCAGCTAGCGCCCCCGCCCCCACGGAGCTGCCACCTGAGCCCAAACCCAAGTTTAGGGAGCGTATCATCACCTCTCTGGGCGACGGGGGTGGCCCCGCGTCGGGAGCCGGGGCCACGTTCAGGAAGAGGAAAGCAGAGAACGGGAAAACCTCCAGGAGCCTGAGGCAACGGGGAGATGATGACTAA